The sequence AAGATTCTTGCAATGCAGCTAATCGCTCCTGTATTCGCTCACAGTGACCCGTAGATACTCCGAAGAAAACGGATCCCCCTGAAAACAGAAAGAGCATTAGACCGAAAGCCTGCACGACATCTCGAAACGAAAGGACACGACTCTCCACTAACGCTCCCTTTGAAAAAGCGACACAGAGAACCAAGTCCCAAACAAAGCGGTTAAAAGTGCTGCACAAGAAATCCCCGCCTTAGTGAGCCACGACAAGGAGAAAAGATCTGTTCTGTACTCAAGTCGAGGGAGTAACATACTTACTTCCTCATAAAGACGGAGCTCAGCCCACCAAAGAAAGATTAAACCAACCCCTACCGCTGCAAGCACCGATAGAAACGCCTCGAAATAGAGCGGGAGCACCATGAAAGAATGCGTTGCGCCCACTAACTTCATGACTCCTACCTCCCGAGCACGCAACAGAAATCGAAGGTGCATGGCCACAATCACGATCAGCACTGCTGAAGCGAAAGCACCAACGGCGAAAAGAGAGCCTATCCGCGAGAGCAATGAGGAGAGTCGCTGAAGCTGTTGCACAATCTCTGATTGATATCGAACCTTTTCAACTTCTCGAACACTCAGAAACTCCTCTTGAATCTTTTCAAAGACCTCTACCTTTGAGTAGCCAGTTCGGACCGTCACAAGAAAGCGACTCGGCAGTGGATGAAACTCCTCTCTATCAACCTGAGGATCTCCCCCCTTGGGTTGAACCGCGTTTTTTGTCTTCTGGAGGGGATCAAGACCCTCAAAGAGCGGGTGGTCTCCCCCTAGCTTATCCCGCAAATTGTTTAAGGCCTCAGTCCCACTAACAAACTCAACGCGTTCTACTTCAGGAAAATCTGCCAAGAGCCTTCCAACAATTTCACGAGAAGTCTCCTCGCTTTCAGATGGCGCGAGATAAACCTTTATAGGAATTCTTAAATCTTCCGCAAACAAGATCTCAGCAAGCGGCTTCGTCGCCAATAGTAGTGTTCCGCATAGAAATACCGCCAGTGCCGTCAGAAGTATGATGGCAAGGGTACCCACAATATTGCGATGGATACCGCCAACCACATAAGAGAAGAAGAGCTTTCCGTACCCCAGTACACCAAGACGCGGTGCATCCTCCAACTGGCGCCATAACTCCTGCAAATTCAGCGACTCTAAATTCTCAACGACCCGCCTTTCAGAGAGAAACGTCACACCAGAACCCGCCTCAGTACCATCGCCCTGTGAGGCAACACCGCGAGTATGTGCATCCCGACTGAGACTCATAGTCTTTTCTCCCTACGCGCAAAATCACCCACGACCTTACCCCGGTCGAGCACGATGGTACGAAATCCCATTTGCTCAATCAGCGCTAAATCGTGACTCGCTACCACAATAGTAATTCCCTGACGGTTTGCTTCCTCGAGTAAGCGAAACACCGTAGCAGTCATCCCAGGATCAAGGTTACCAGTTGGCTCGTCTGCGAGAATGAGATGAGGGCGGTGGATGAGCGCTCGTAAGACGGCTACTCGCTGCTGTTCTCCCCCTGAAAGGCTCTCTGGCAACCGATGGGCTTCTCCAACGAGGCCCACCGTCTCAAGCATTCGAAGTCCCATAGAGCTACGAACCTGCTCAGAATAGCCCTGAACCTCCAGAGGAAATGTCACGTTCTCCAGAACAGTGCGGGTTGGCAACAATTTGTAATCTTGAAAAACAAACCCAACGTCTCGTCGAAAACTTGGAAGTTGCTGGTGCGGCAAATGAGCCATATCTCTACCAACTACCCGAGCGTTTCCTCCGGTAGGGACTTCCGCACCGAATAAAATACGAAGGAGAGTGCTCTTTCCGGCTCCACTAGCGCCGGCGATGCAGGTGAATTCACCAGGTTGAATTGTAAGCGAGACGCCATTCAACGCAGTTTGCTGAGGCGGGTAGACTTTAGCAACTTGTCGTAATTCAATCATAGCCCTCCAGACCCCAACTGCTCTACAATTTTCCTGACTGTTGTATTCGACAGGAACATGTAGAATCCATCAAGTAGAAAGATGCTCAAAATACGTTACGGACTCGGTAAAATCGTGTTTTTTCGAAAAATTTAAAGCGTGCAGTGTATAGTCATTCTATGAAACATCTCACTTTGTTCAATACATTTCGCAACTTGACAAGAACGCGGGAATGGGCTGCCCGTTTGGAGCAATTTTCCCCTACTTTCCGTTCTCGGCGAAGGATAGCAATAGCACCCCTTCATTTCTGTCCTCACCCTTGCAAATGGGCACACACCATCTTCGTGTTATCACTCTGTTCCCTAATCGGATGCTCACGCATAGCTTCGGTTCCGAGATATACCGAGGAACTTCAAACATCAATTGATTCCATGCAAGAACAAGAGAGACCCTCAGGATGGGACATTTTGGACCAAGGAGAATTTCAAGTACTCAAGAAGAAGTTTACAGACAACAAGAATGTCTCATTCGACGTACACTCAGTTGGGATAGAAAGCTGTGGGCTGCGTCAAACCTCAGCTAGGCAGGCCGCACTTGCTCGCCAACTCTTCAGTGGCTTTCAACGCGTTGAACTCTCTGCCGCTGCGACACGGAAGTGGGTGCCCCAGGGTATGAGCCTTATTCGCGTTACCGCCTCACTTGACGGCAAATCAATACGAAGTCTTATCTTTTCGCAGTTTTTTGATGAGTGCCTCATTGAGCAGGCATTCTGGATCAAGTCAGACGCTCCCTGGCTGCACAACGAGCAGATTGAAAAGCTGCTCTTTACAGCGCTTCAAGACCTACCTCCTTGGAATAAGCATGGGAAAGATTCGGCTGCTCCCGACTCAGGAGGAGCGAATCCATGAAACGTGCTATTGAGGAGATTGGCGGATACTTTCTCTTTGGGGCTGAAGTTGCTAAGGACTTTCTTCGCTCAGGGGTTGGACGTCAAGAACTGTGTCGGCATATTGTACAGATCGGCACACTATCGCTGCCCATCGTTCTTTTAACTGCACTCTTTACCGGTATGGTGCTTGCCTTACAGACCGCGTTTGCAATGGAACGATTTGGAGCCAAAAACTATGTCGGAAATATCGTAGGAATTGCCCTGTCACGAGAACTTGGACCCGTACTTTCTTCACTCATGGTATGCGGGAGAGTGGGAGCTGGAATAGCTGCGGAGATTGGAACTCTTGCGGTAACCGAACAAATTGATGCAATGCGATGCCTTGGTGCAAATCCTATACGTCAGCTCGTGACACCACGAGTCCTGGCCGCCCTGATTGCCCTTCCTGGACTTGTAATATTTGCTGACTTACTCGGAATATATGGCGGATTCCTCATCTCAGTTCTTGAACTCGATATTTCTGGACACCTCTACTACTCCTCACTGATATCTACCGTAACGATTCGAGACTTCACCGACGGATTAGTAAAAAGTTCCGTATTTGGGGCTTTAGTTGTGCTACTTGCCTGCTTCAATGGCATAAGAACAACTGGGGGTACCGTCGGGGTCGGACAAACGACTACAAAAACTGTGGTAATTGGAAGTATAATTATTTTTATTACAGACTTTTTCCTCACCAAGCTATTTCTCGCCATGTAACGAAGTGCTGGATATAAAAATTATGATGCAGAACATCATCGCAACTCAATTTGAAAACGTTACAATGGAATTCCGAGATGAGGTTATCCACAAAGATATTTCATTCACAGTGCAAACGGGTGAATCCGTAGCCTTGCTAGGACCAAGCGGAACA is a genomic window of bacterium containing:
- a CDS encoding FtsX-like permease family protein, which produces MSLSRDAHTRGVASQGDGTEAGSGVTFLSERRVVENLESLNLQELWRQLEDAPRLGVLGYGKLFFSYVVGGIHRNIVGTLAIILLTALAVFLCGTLLLATKPLAEILFAEDLRIPIKVYLAPSESEETSREIVGRLLADFPEVERVEFVSGTEALNNLRDKLGGDHPLFEGLDPLQKTKNAVQPKGGDPQVDREEFHPLPSRFLVTVRTGYSKVEVFEKIQEEFLSVREVEKVRYQSEIVQQLQRLSSLLSRIGSLFAVGAFASAVLIVIVAMHLRFLLRAREVGVMKLVGATHSFMVLPLYFEAFLSVLAAVGVGLIFLWWAELRLYEEVSMLLPRLEYRTDLFSLSWLTKAGISCAALLTALFGTWFSVSLFQRER
- a CDS encoding ABC transporter permease translates to MKRAIEEIGGYFLFGAEVAKDFLRSGVGRQELCRHIVQIGTLSLPIVLLTALFTGMVLALQTAFAMERFGAKNYVGNIVGIALSRELGPVLSSLMVCGRVGAGIAAEIGTLAVTEQIDAMRCLGANPIRQLVTPRVLAALIALPGLVIFADLLGIYGGFLISVLELDISGHLYYSSLISTVTIRDFTDGLVKSSVFGALVVLLACFNGIRTTGGTVGVGQTTTKTVVIGSIIIFITDFFLTKLFLAM
- a CDS encoding ATP-binding cassette domain-containing protein; this translates as MIELRQVAKVYPPQQTALNGVSLTIQPGEFTCIAGASGAGKSTLLRILFGAEVPTGGNARVVGRDMAHLPHQQLPSFRRDVGFVFQDYKLLPTRTVLENVTFPLEVQGYSEQVRSSMGLRMLETVGLVGEAHRLPESLSGGEQQRVAVLRALIHRPHLILADEPTGNLDPGMTATVFRLLEEANRQGITIVVASHDLALIEQMGFRTIVLDRGKVVGDFARREKRL